In Hyphomicrobium denitrificans 1NES1, one DNA window encodes the following:
- a CDS encoding MaoC family dehydratase: protein MLATAGRTKYFEDLEVGQEASMSRIVSEADIVAYAALSGDYNPVHLDAEYAAKTIFKERIAHGILSAGYISALFGMKLPGPGAIYVSQSLFFKGPVKIDDRVESLVRIVELIPDKKRARFDCVCTVAGKPVLTGEAVLMVPSRPK, encoded by the coding sequence ATGCTCGCGACAGCCGGTCGAACCAAATATTTCGAGGACTTAGAGGTCGGCCAGGAAGCCTCGATGTCGCGCATCGTCAGCGAAGCGGACATTGTTGCCTATGCGGCACTATCGGGGGACTACAACCCGGTGCACCTCGATGCCGAATACGCGGCCAAGACGATATTCAAGGAGCGTATCGCTCACGGCATTCTGTCGGCGGGCTATATCTCGGCCCTCTTCGGGATGAAGCTGCCGGGCCCCGGCGCGATCTACGTGTCGCAATCCCTGTTCTTCAAAGGGCCGGTCAAGATCGACGATCGCGTCGAGTCGCTCGTTCGCATCGTCGAGCTTATTCCCGATAAGAAGCGGGCGCGGTTCGATTGTGTCTGTACGGTTGCGGGCAAACCCGTGCTGACCGGCGAAGCCGTTCTGATGGTTCCCTCCCGGCCGAAGTAA